cgaattcagtaatgattccaattccgaataattcagcaataagttcaattcagcagaacaGAAGAAATAGCTAAGAGAGAGATTTAGATCAAACATTAGATTTTATACTCGCCGTATTGACCAATGGGCGAGCGCCATGCTAGATTTTCCATGACACATACACATGTGTCCATGTTGTACTTTATCTAAGCTTTGTCACAAAGAATTATCGATTTTGCACCGGGAAACAAAAAAAACCACTTAACACACTTCACTACGTCACACATCTATTTGGAACTGTTTGACAAACGGATTACTACGAAAAATACACGTACTTCAAATattgaattgaattgaatCTAGCTAGAGATACACCCATTGCATTCTTTACAATGCCAATGAatgaattattacaatttactatcaTGACCGCCACAGTTAGACCTAGCAGGAAGTACCGATACCGTATCAACATCTTCATtgtttcttattgttttgcCAGAATATGTCGTATGGTGgattgattggttaacttttgagCTGTGTTTAACCATGCCTACAGTGGAAAGGGATCaaaatgtagcaaaaaaaCAACTCAACTGGCAGCTAACGTACCAGGCCAAAGAAATATTACAGGATTCTTCACAAAGCCCAAGGACTTCTGCGAGCACAAAGCAACACGTTCAGGAAATAGAGGATGATAACGTTGA
The Clavelina lepadiformis chromosome 4, kaClaLepa1.1, whole genome shotgun sequence DNA segment above includes these coding regions:
- the LOC143451654 gene encoding uncharacterized protein LOC143451654 isoform X2, with product MPTVERDQNVAKKQLNWQLTYQAKEILQDSSQSPRTSASTKQHVQEIEDDNVEKIQPTSENIQVGDGIAMAAEIWDSEIGEKGVERINEHEKS